From Chloroflexota bacterium, the proteins below share one genomic window:
- a CDS encoding LLM class flavin-dependent oxidoreductase, translating into MKFAHFSHVWNKPGMTAAQRYEQLWNELALCDEHGFDYAFAVEHHFRPYEALMPTPAVYCAAAAAHTKRLRIGPMGYIVPLYDPLRIVEEAAVLDNVLGGRLDLGLVSGIAPDYFQPYKADFENRRAITNEALAIVKTAFATEGPFSFKGQFHQYENLRLSVKPIQKPHPPIWIESRDPKTLEFLAQEGIHTGYVFFMPRDEAAPRYRDYVDLWRKAGHPDRPKVSYWALVYVDETDELAVEHAKPHFEHAFTKVFGVREVDGVLRPQLAENAERRGEHASAEIARHVTDVEYLIDRNLAFVGSPETVSRSIQQAAREGMINTLLCEMNFGAMTDEEIRRSITLFGTRVIPTLRSFEPF; encoded by the coding sequence ATGAAGTTCGCGCACTTCTCCCACGTCTGGAACAAGCCGGGCATGACCGCCGCGCAGCGCTATGAGCAGCTCTGGAATGAGCTCGCGCTGTGCGACGAGCACGGCTTCGACTACGCCTTTGCCGTCGAGCATCACTTCCGTCCGTATGAGGCGTTGATGCCCACGCCTGCCGTCTATTGCGCCGCGGCTGCCGCCCACACGAAGCGCCTCCGAATCGGGCCCATGGGCTACATCGTCCCCCTGTACGATCCGTTGCGGATCGTCGAGGAAGCCGCGGTGCTCGACAACGTGTTGGGCGGTCGGCTAGACCTCGGCCTCGTCTCAGGCATCGCACCCGACTATTTCCAGCCGTACAAGGCGGACTTCGAAAACCGACGTGCCATCACCAACGAAGCGCTCGCGATCGTGAAGACGGCCTTCGCCACTGAAGGGCCCTTCAGCTTCAAAGGTCAATTCCACCAATACGAGAACCTGCGGCTGTCAGTGAAGCCGATTCAGAAACCCCATCCGCCGATCTGGATCGAGTCGCGCGATCCGAAGACCCTGGAGTTCCTCGCCCAGGAAGGAATCCACACCGGTTACGTGTTCTTCATGCCGCGGGACGAGGCCGCGCCGCGCTATCGCGATTACGTGGACCTCTGGCGCAAGGCCGGCCATCCTGACAGGCCGAAGGTCAGCTATTGGGCCCTGGTATACGTCGATGAAACGGATGAGCTCGCCGTGGAGCATGCCAAGCCCCACTTCGAGCACGCCTTTACGAAGGTGTTCGGCGTCCGCGAAGTGGATGGCGTGCTGCGGCCGCAGCTTGCGGAAAACGCTGAGCGGCGCGGCGAGCACGCGTCAGCCGAGATCGCGCGCCACGTTACCGACGTCGAATACCTCATCGACCGAAACCTCGCGTTCGTCGGCTCACCCGAGACGGTTTCGCGAAGCATTCAACAAGCCGCGCGCGAGGGGATGATCAATACGCTGCTCTGCGAGATGAACTTTGGCGCCATGACCGACGAGGAGATCAGGCGTTCGATCACACTGTTCGGCACGCGAGTCATTCCGACATTACGGTCGTTCGAGCCATTTTGA
- a CDS encoding xanthine dehydrogenase family protein molybdopterin-binding subunit encodes MAAEPSAVDPAAIGERPRVDIQEKVTGAARYVEDLPNLPGTVYAAAIRSPYSYARIVSVDSSRAAKLPGVVAILDPNSLGEYDVHLVPETSDNRFITTDCARFDGDIIGMVAAEDLRTARAAASMVDIEWEILEPLFSQQVAIAPDAPNLHADAEGNRAHVETLEWGDVEQALRDSDYVFEGTFTSPTIYHHPIEPSMSVLVNYTAQGIEAWSSSNNPFDVVREMHELFGVSPEQVRIHVPYVGGNFGAKHSSREMLAAAALSMRIGRPVKFLATEEESFRVTARHAMDYTARVGVKRDGTLLGLDVELAVDAGAYLTGTRIATSNAVNSAFGGYRLPNFRVRACAAYTNKVPAAMFRNTGKNQTSFGIDCAMDSVARHLGIAPIELRAKNLLTRGETIPAATWIRDGKEAATRIPKMDTDYVELMEQAVRAIGWDGRTAGPIPVGTDGRRVRGRGMAVSVRRGASIGSATAGATLERDGSVTISHNAPDVGEGAHTMISIVAARSLGISQDDVHVGEPDTGNQLMFSGTSSQRTTVQMGNAVRNACEALKRELCEAAARSYGGAADEWRVEDGALRRDGQTVQLREIAERLPAGGAITSRGEYVHGTPVLSVTFGDHDHWSPGVAAVELEVDKETGEVKVIQYAAVADAGKILHYHSARGQIEGGAVMGFGATLFEEVCYQEGQLLNADAFQYRLPHMADIPEQFRTIIVEHGDGPGPFGSKGIAQTSIPCVAPAVANAIFDATGVRLTALPFTPEKILAGLGALADIE; translated from the coding sequence ATGGCTGCTGAGCCGTCGGCGGTGGACCCCGCCGCCATCGGAGAACGTCCGCGCGTCGACATTCAGGAGAAGGTGACCGGCGCCGCCCGCTACGTCGAGGACCTGCCGAATCTGCCGGGCACGGTGTACGCGGCAGCCATCCGCAGCCCCTACTCCTACGCGCGCATCGTGTCGGTGGACTCGTCGCGCGCGGCGAAGCTCCCCGGCGTCGTCGCGATCCTCGACCCGAACTCCCTCGGTGAGTACGACGTGCACCTCGTGCCCGAGACATCTGACAACCGATTCATCACGACGGACTGCGCGCGGTTCGACGGCGACATCATCGGTATGGTCGCGGCGGAGGACCTCCGGACGGCGCGCGCGGCCGCGAGCATGGTGGATATCGAGTGGGAGATCCTCGAGCCACTGTTCTCCCAGCAGGTCGCGATTGCGCCCGACGCGCCGAACCTGCACGCGGATGCCGAAGGGAACCGCGCCCACGTGGAGACGCTGGAGTGGGGCGACGTGGAGCAGGCCCTGCGCGACTCCGATTATGTTTTCGAGGGGACCTTCACCTCGCCGACCATCTACCACCACCCCATCGAGCCGTCGATGTCGGTCCTCGTCAACTACACGGCCCAGGGGATCGAGGCGTGGTCCTCGAGCAACAACCCGTTCGACGTCGTCCGCGAGATGCACGAGCTGTTCGGCGTGAGCCCCGAGCAGGTACGGATCCACGTGCCCTACGTTGGCGGCAACTTCGGGGCGAAGCACAGCTCGCGGGAGATGCTGGCGGCCGCCGCGCTCTCCATGCGGATCGGACGACCGGTGAAGTTCCTCGCCACCGAGGAGGAGAGCTTTCGGGTCACGGCGCGGCACGCCATGGACTACACGGCGCGAGTCGGCGTGAAGCGCGACGGGACGCTGCTCGGCCTGGACGTCGAGCTGGCGGTCGACGCCGGCGCGTACCTCACGGGCACGCGCATCGCCACGTCGAACGCCGTCAACTCCGCTTTCGGAGGCTATCGCCTGCCCAACTTCCGCGTCCGGGCCTGCGCCGCCTATACCAATAAGGTGCCCGCGGCCATGTTCCGCAACACGGGGAAGAACCAGACTTCGTTCGGCATCGACTGCGCGATGGACAGCGTGGCGCGTCACCTGGGGATCGCGCCGATCGAGCTGCGGGCCAAGAACCTTTTGACCCGAGGCGAGACGATCCCGGCCGCCACGTGGATCCGCGACGGCAAGGAAGCGGCGACGCGGATCCCGAAGATGGACACCGACTACGTGGAGCTGATGGAGCAGGCCGTGCGGGCGATCGGATGGGACGGGCGCACAGCCGGACCGATCCCCGTCGGCACGGACGGGCGGCGCGTGCGCGGGCGCGGGATGGCCGTCTCCGTCCGGCGTGGCGCGTCCATCGGGTCCGCCACGGCGGGCGCAACCCTCGAGCGCGACGGGAGTGTCACCATCTCGCACAACGCGCCCGACGTGGGGGAGGGCGCCCATACCATGATCAGCATCGTCGCCGCGCGCAGCCTCGGGATCTCTCAGGATGACGTGCATGTAGGGGAGCCCGACACGGGGAACCAGCTCATGTTCTCCGGCACCAGCTCGCAGCGGACGACGGTCCAGATGGGCAACGCCGTGCGCAACGCATGCGAGGCGCTGAAGCGGGAGCTGTGCGAGGCGGCGGCGCGCTCCTACGGCGGGGCGGCAGATGAATGGCGCGTCGAGGACGGCGCGCTGCGAAGGGACGGGCAGACCGTGCAGCTCCGCGAGATCGCCGAGCGCCTGCCCGCCGGCGGCGCCATCACCAGCCGAGGCGAGTACGTGCACGGGACGCCGGTCCTGAGCGTGACCTTCGGCGACCATGATCACTGGTCACCGGGCGTCGCCGCCGTGGAGCTGGAGGTGGACAAGGAAACCGGCGAGGTGAAGGTCATCCAGTACGCGGCGGTCGCCGACGCCGGGAAGATCCTGCACTACCACTCGGCCCGGGGGCAGATCGAGGGCGGAGCGGTGATGGGGTTCGGCGCAACGCTCTTCGAGGAGGTCTGCTACCAGGAAGGACAGCTCCTGAACGCGGATGCCTTCCAGTATCGGCTGCCGCACATGGCGGACATCCCGGAGCAATTTCGGACGATCATCGTCGAGCACGGCGATGGGCCGGGGCCCTTCGGCTCCAAGGGGATCGCCCAGACCTCGATCCCGTGCGTGGCCCCTGCGGTCGCCAACGCGATCTTCGACGCGACGGGCGTGCGTCTCACCGCGCTGCCCTTTACGCCGGAGAAGATCCTGGCCGGCCTGGGCGCGCTCGCGGACATCGAGTAG
- the thrS gene encoding threonine--tRNA ligase, producing the protein MGSDSGVQAVGSSPDLDTMRHSAAHLMAAAVERLFPGTRLGIGPNIEHGFYYDVDVPQRLTPEDLPRIEDEMRAIAAERLPFVREDVPIDEAIERFRAMGQDYKVELLTDLKERGTTRIASREDADVDPSNVDSASLYHTGAFVDLCRGPHVRHTGEIGPFKLLSLAGAYWRGDSARPQLQRIYGTAWPTQAALDQYLWRLEEAEKRDHRRLGRELELFMFHPWAPGEAFWLPKGATVYTLLSNYMRHLLVDTADYVEVRTPLVYNRALWETSGHWEKFRDVMFPVHTDNEEMGLKPMNCPGHMLIYASELRSYRDLPLRIHDQGVLHRNEASGVLSGLTRVRQFCQDDAHLFIRPDQLGDEVSGLLRLVGQVYGAFGLTYDVELSTRNPESYLGEVATWDAAEAELREALEANDVAYRVQPGEAAFYGPKIDFHVTDAIGRRWQCATIQLDYQLPQRFDLTYVGEDAQRHRPIVLHRAIFGSFERFIAMLIEHYAGAFPFWLAPVQAVVLPIADRHAEFAASVVKRLRDSGFRVTLDARRENLNHKIRQAQLQKIPYMLVVGDREVAADSVAVRLRSGENLGTLTVSQARARFVEEGSQYGLSSVY; encoded by the coding sequence ATGGGGTCGGACAGCGGGGTGCAAGCGGTCGGGTCCTCTCCCGACCTTGACACGATGCGGCATAGCGCCGCCCATCTCATGGCGGCGGCCGTGGAGCGGCTATTCCCGGGCACCCGTCTCGGGATCGGCCCGAACATCGAGCATGGGTTCTACTACGACGTTGATGTGCCCCAGCGCCTGACCCCCGAGGACCTCCCGCGCATCGAGGACGAGATGCGGGCCATCGCGGCCGAGCGGCTGCCCTTCGTGCGCGAAGATGTGCCCATCGACGAGGCGATCGAGCGCTTCCGCGCTATGGGCCAGGATTACAAGGTCGAGCTATTGACCGACCTCAAGGAGCGCGGCACGACACGTATCGCCAGCCGTGAGGACGCGGACGTCGATCCATCGAACGTGGACAGCGCGAGCCTCTACCACACGGGCGCCTTCGTCGATCTCTGTCGCGGACCCCACGTCCGCCACACGGGAGAGATCGGCCCCTTCAAGCTGCTGAGCCTTGCAGGCGCGTACTGGCGCGGCGACTCCGCGCGTCCCCAGCTCCAGCGGATCTACGGCACAGCGTGGCCAACGCAGGCGGCCCTCGATCAGTACCTCTGGCGGCTGGAGGAGGCGGAGAAGCGCGATCACCGCCGGCTCGGCCGCGAGCTCGAGCTGTTCATGTTCCACCCATGGGCGCCGGGCGAGGCCTTCTGGCTCCCGAAAGGCGCGACCGTCTACACCCTCCTTTCCAATTACATGCGGCACTTGCTCGTCGACACGGCGGACTACGTGGAGGTGCGCACGCCCCTGGTGTACAATCGCGCCCTCTGGGAGACCAGCGGTCACTGGGAGAAGTTCCGCGACGTCATGTTCCCGGTCCATACCGACAACGAGGAGATGGGCCTCAAGCCCATGAACTGCCCCGGGCACATGCTGATCTATGCAAGCGAGCTGCGCTCGTACCGCGACTTGCCCCTCCGAATCCACGACCAGGGCGTGCTCCATCGGAACGAGGCGTCCGGGGTTCTCTCCGGGCTCACGCGCGTGCGCCAGTTCTGCCAGGACGACGCCCACCTCTTCATCCGTCCGGACCAGCTTGGCGATGAGGTCAGCGGACTCCTGCGGCTGGTCGGCCAGGTCTATGGCGCGTTTGGTTTGACCTACGACGTCGAGCTGTCGACCCGGAATCCGGAGAGCTACCTCGGAGAAGTCGCGACGTGGGACGCCGCCGAGGCGGAGCTGCGCGAGGCGCTCGAGGCGAACGACGTTGCCTACCGCGTCCAGCCCGGCGAGGCGGCGTTTTACGGACCAAAGATCGACTTCCACGTGACCGACGCCATCGGGCGCCGGTGGCAGTGCGCCACGATTCAGCTCGACTATCAGCTCCCCCAGCGCTTCGACCTGACGTACGTCGGCGAAGACGCGCAGCGCCACCGGCCGATCGTGCTCCATCGCGCGATCTTCGGGAGCTTCGAGCGGTTCATCGCGATGCTCATCGAGCACTACGCCGGGGCGTTTCCATTCTGGCTCGCTCCGGTCCAGGCCGTTGTGCTCCCCATCGCGGACCGGCACGCGGAATTTGCCGCGTCGGTGGTGAAACGGCTGAGAGATAGCGGCTTTCGTGTCACGCTCGATGCGCGGCGGGAGAACTTAAACCACAAGATTCGTCAGGCGCAGCTCCAGAAGATCCCGTACATGTTGGTGGTCGGAGACCGAGAGGTTGCGGCCGACTCCGTGGCGGTCCGCTTGCGAAGCGGCGAAAACCTGGGCACCCTCACCGTATCGCAGGCACGTGCGCGGTTCGTTGAAGAAGGCAGCCAATACGGCTTGTCGAGCGTATACTGA
- the infC gene encoding translation initiation factor IF-3, with amino-acid sequence MNEQIRVREVRLIDEEGGQLGVVPTLEALRIARERGVDLVEVAPTAVPPVCRLLDYGRFKYEQEKKDREARKHQKTVLMKEVRLRPKTSVHDVDFKTKQIERFVEEGDKVKVTLRFRGREMVHPNVGRQLLEEVASRVKSVATVERMPLMEGNTMTMILTKAKPAGAPQAPTQPGAPVPAATAAPRPAAARPVAPAEAPAPRRPADGQP; translated from the coding sequence ATAAACGAGCAAATCCGCGTCCGCGAAGTCCGACTGATCGACGAAGAGGGCGGCCAGCTGGGTGTCGTACCGACTTTGGAGGCGTTGCGCATCGCACGCGAGCGCGGCGTCGACCTGGTCGAGGTGGCCCCGACCGCGGTGCCGCCCGTATGCCGCTTGCTCGATTACGGACGGTTCAAGTACGAGCAGGAGAAGAAGGACAGAGAGGCTCGGAAACACCAGAAAACGGTGCTCATGAAGGAGGTCCGACTCCGGCCCAAGACCAGCGTCCACGACGTGGACTTCAAGACCAAGCAGATCGAGCGATTCGTGGAAGAGGGCGACAAGGTCAAGGTCACGCTACGGTTTCGCGGGCGCGAGATGGTGCATCCGAACGTCGGACGCCAGCTCCTCGAGGAGGTCGCCTCGCGCGTCAAGTCGGTTGCCACTGTCGAGCGGATGCCACTCATGGAGGGCAACACGATGACGATGATCTTGACCAAGGCAAAGCCCGCGGGTGCGCCGCAAGCGCCGACGCAGCCGGGCGCTCCCGTGCCCGCCGCGACAGCGGCGCCGCGACCGGCGGCTGCGCGGCCGGTCGCCCCGGCCGAGGCCCCCGCGCCGCGCCGTCCCGCCGACGGGCAGCCCTAA
- a CDS encoding HD domain-containing protein, with translation MDSVAALAAAFAQRGRSLYLVGGCVRDALLGFSTHDLDLTTEAEPAEIKSLVSAAGADAIYTIGERFGTIGAIFGEDQVEITTFRSESYTPGNRKPEVQYGTSLEADLSRRDFTVNAMARPAAGGGIIDPFGGQEDLAAKLIRAVGDPDERFAEDPLRLLRAVRFAAQFGFAIEPATRAAIARNANALRTISAERVAQELNRILLVDRPSRPIRELCVLGLMQHIIPELLALRDVRAPGLRHKDNFEHTLMVLDRTPSVLAVRWGALLHDIAKPRVMSVEDQEVHFYGHEAVGERIARRILQRLKYDRATIERVGLLVRLSGRINSYEGEWTDGAVRRLVREADDALDDLLALSRSDVTSRREERVRAAEDRVEQLRERALRLREEEDVARIRPPLDGLELMEMFGRGPGPWIRPIKDRLLAMVLDGELAPDDKERAAEIARALMQEAGSPSATGSG, from the coding sequence ATGGACTCAGTCGCCGCCCTGGCAGCGGCATTCGCCCAACGCGGCAGGAGCCTCTACTTGGTTGGAGGCTGCGTGCGCGATGCCCTCCTTGGCTTCAGTACCCACGACCTCGACCTGACAACCGAAGCGGAGCCAGCCGAGATCAAGAGCCTGGTGAGCGCGGCGGGCGCCGACGCCATCTACACCATCGGCGAGCGGTTCGGCACCATCGGTGCAATCTTTGGCGAAGACCAGGTCGAGATTACGACCTTTCGCTCGGAGAGCTATACCCCGGGCAACCGCAAACCGGAAGTCCAGTATGGGACAAGTCTCGAGGCCGATCTGTCGCGACGCGACTTCACGGTGAACGCCATGGCTCGCCCAGCGGCCGGGGGCGGGATCATCGATCCCTTTGGTGGGCAGGAGGACCTGGCTGCGAAGCTCATCCGAGCGGTCGGCGACCCGGACGAGCGGTTTGCCGAGGATCCGCTGCGCCTCCTGCGCGCGGTGCGCTTCGCCGCGCAGTTCGGGTTCGCGATCGAGCCCGCGACGCGCGCGGCCATCGCTCGGAACGCCAACGCCCTGCGTACGATCAGCGCGGAGCGCGTCGCCCAGGAGCTGAACCGCATCCTCCTCGTCGATCGCCCAAGCCGCCCCATCCGCGAGCTGTGCGTCCTCGGGTTGATGCAGCACATCATCCCCGAGCTGCTCGCTCTGCGCGACGTGCGGGCGCCGGGGCTGCGGCACAAGGACAACTTCGAGCACACGCTCATGGTGCTGGATCGCACGCCGTCGGTTCTCGCCGTCCGATGGGGCGCGCTGCTGCACGACATCGCAAAGCCCAGGGTGATGTCGGTCGAGGATCAGGAGGTCCACTTCTACGGCCACGAGGCGGTGGGCGAGCGGATTGCGAGGCGGATACTCCAGCGGCTCAAGTACGACCGAGCCACAATAGAACGCGTCGGCCTGCTCGTCCGGCTCAGCGGGCGAATCAACTCCTACGAGGGCGAGTGGACCGATGGCGCCGTGCGACGGCTCGTGCGCGAGGCGGACGATGCTCTGGACGATCTCCTGGCCCTCTCGCGGTCGGACGTGACCAGCCGGCGCGAAGAGCGAGTGCGCGCCGCCGAGGACCGCGTGGAGCAGCTCCGTGAGCGCGCGCTCCGCCTACGGGAAGAGGAAGACGTCGCGAGGATCCGCCCGCCGCTCGACGGACTCGAGCTGATGGAGATGTTCGGCCGCGGGCCGGGCCCCTGGATTCGCCCCATCAAGGACCGCTTGCTGGCCATGGTGCTCGACGGCGAGCTGGCGCCCGACGATAAGGAGCGCGCGGCCGAGATTGCCCGAGCGCTGATGCAGGAAGCGGGTAGCCCGTCTGCGACGGGCTCGGGGTGA
- a CDS encoding metal-sensitive transcriptional regulator has translation MKTQDERVRDRLRRAEGQLRGIIRMIEEGRSCEDVVTQLTAVRHAIGRATEELITAHIDECVNTLPPDEMRERVGRAVRLLARRD, from the coding sequence ATGAAAACGCAGGATGAGCGGGTTCGAGATCGGCTGCGCCGGGCTGAGGGCCAGCTCCGCGGCATCATCAGGATGATCGAGGAGGGCCGGAGCTGCGAGGACGTCGTCACGCAGCTCACCGCCGTCCGCCACGCCATCGGGCGCGCCACGGAAGAGCTGATCACCGCGCACATCGACGAGTGCGTGAACACCCTTCCGCCGGACGAGATGCGCGAACGGGTTGGACGGGCGGTTCGATTGTTGGCGCGACGCGACTGA
- a CDS encoding rhodanese-like domain-containing protein codes for MAGGRPSSLDSPTLAQWLRRERQVALIDVRTAAEFQSIHIPGSVNLPLDTLEGHLDELARGLRQPVVLICRSGNRAHHAERLLAAAGIGDAQVLEGGILAWESAGGAVQRGRQRWDLERQVRFVAGAIVLASVLGSLAYEPAKWIAGAIGAGLTTAALTNSCLMGMLLSKLPYNQGARCDPAAAVSQLSAGAQPAQVG; via the coding sequence ATGGCCGGTGGTCGACCTTCTTCTCTCGACAGTCCCACGCTCGCCCAGTGGCTCCGGCGTGAACGCCAGGTCGCGCTCATCGACGTCCGGACCGCTGCCGAGTTCCAATCCATTCACATCCCAGGATCGGTGAACCTGCCGCTCGATACCCTTGAGGGCCACCTGGATGAGCTGGCACGCGGGCTTCGCCAACCGGTGGTGCTGATTTGCCGTTCCGGAAATCGAGCCCATCACGCAGAACGCCTCCTGGCGGCAGCCGGAATCGGCGACGCCCAGGTGCTGGAAGGTGGAATCCTGGCCTGGGAGTCCGCCGGGGGCGCGGTGCAGCGCGGCCGCCAGCGCTGGGACCTGGAACGCCAAGTGCGCTTCGTCGCGGGCGCGATCGTCCTCGCGAGCGTGCTCGGCAGCCTCGCCTACGAGCCAGCCAAATGGATCGCGGGGGCCATCGGAGCAGGGCTAACCACCGCCGCGCTCACCAATAGCTGCCTCATGGGAATGCTCCTCAGCAAGCTGCCCTATAACCAGGGGGCGCGCTGCGACCCCGCCGCGGCGGTGTCCCAGCTGAGCGCCGGCGCCCAACCTGCCCAGGTGGGATGA
- a CDS encoding MBL fold metallo-hydrolase, with protein MDIAAFRTPGLGDTTYLLTHEGVGILVDPQRDVDRFIDFADGAGIRIGHVLETHLHNDYVSGGREAARRSRAQLVLPAAAGAAFEHVPAFHLEDLEAEAQLTIRPIHTPGHTPEHVSYLVLLDRRPVALFSGGSLLAGSAGRTDLLGPARAGQLGVLQFGSLQRLAALPDEVPLYPTHGAGSFCSASLASRGTSTIGHEKAFNPALAHRDAAEFVRAQLAGLQPYPTYYAAMGPINVLGPQPMPAQTVPSLSERDVRTLANRVWVVDARPRERFAAGHIPGSIGIELDEQFGVWAGWILPFGSPIVLVLDPGQDLAEAMVQLARIGFDDVRGVVQDLDPLNRTPESLAAFKTVDVSEAADALRRGLVRQILDVRSPGEWDAGHLGVGFHTYVPDLVDRVPDGLSPDEPVWVACASGYRATIAAGLLERAGFRPIVVSRGGIPDLMRLASGGQAA; from the coding sequence ATGGACATCGCGGCATTTCGCACCCCCGGGCTGGGCGACACCACCTACCTTCTGACCCATGAGGGCGTCGGCATCCTCGTCGATCCTCAGCGCGACGTCGATCGGTTCATCGACTTCGCCGACGGCGCCGGCATTCGGATCGGGCACGTCCTGGAAACCCATCTGCACAACGATTACGTTTCCGGCGGGCGCGAGGCCGCGCGTCGCAGTCGGGCCCAGCTCGTGCTGCCTGCGGCCGCGGGCGCAGCCTTTGAGCACGTGCCAGCCTTCCACCTCGAGGATCTGGAGGCCGAGGCACAGCTCACGATCCGGCCGATCCACACACCAGGGCATACGCCCGAGCACGTCAGCTATCTGGTTCTGCTCGATCGCCGGCCGGTGGCGCTCTTCTCTGGCGGAAGCCTCCTCGCCGGTTCAGCGGGCCGGACCGATCTCCTGGGGCCTGCGCGCGCCGGCCAGCTCGGCGTCCTCCAATTCGGCTCGCTCCAGCGGCTCGCGGCTCTCCCGGACGAGGTGCCGCTCTACCCGACCCATGGCGCGGGGTCCTTTTGCTCCGCCTCGTTGGCATCGAGGGGCACCTCGACCATCGGGCACGAGAAGGCGTTCAATCCGGCGCTCGCTCACCGCGACGCGGCCGAGTTCGTGCGCGCTCAGCTCGCGGGACTTCAGCCATACCCGACGTACTATGCCGCCATGGGGCCCATCAACGTCCTCGGCCCCCAGCCAATGCCCGCGCAAACCGTTCCGTCCCTCAGTGAGCGGGACGTCCGCACCCTGGCAAACCGAGTCTGGGTCGTGGACGCGCGCCCGCGCGAGCGCTTCGCCGCCGGCCACATTCCCGGATCGATCGGAATCGAACTCGACGAGCAGTTTGGCGTCTGGGCTGGCTGGATCCTGCCCTTCGGCAGCCCCATCGTGCTGGTGCTCGATCCAGGCCAGGATCTCGCCGAGGCGATGGTCCAGCTCGCGCGAATCGGCTTCGACGACGTGCGGGGCGTGGTGCAGGACCTCGACCCTCTGAATAGGACCCCGGAGTCCCTGGCAGCCTTCAAGACGGTCGATGTATCCGAGGCCGCGGATGCCCTCCGCCGGGGACTGGTGCGCCAGATCCTCGACGTGCGCTCGCCCGGCGAGTGGGACGCAGGACACCTGGGCGTCGGGTTCCACACCTATGTTCCGGACCTCGTCGACCGCGTTCCGGATGGCCTCTCCCCGGACGAGCCCGTGTGGGTCGCCTGTGCCAGCGGCTACCGGGCGACCATCGCGGCGGGGCTCCTGGAGCGCGCGGGATTCCGCCCCATTGTCGTGAGCCGCGGCGGCATCCCCGACCTCATGCGCCTGGCCTCCGGCGGCCAAGCTGCCTGA